From one Dehalobacter sp. 12DCB1 genomic stretch:
- a CDS encoding FAD-dependent oxidoreductase has product MKKWICTVCGYVHEGAEPPEKCPMCGAPKEKFQLLADPGQDAHGLNSPPSTRSSTFDDEADILIVGSGAAAFSAAITARKQGASVIMLEKASSIGGTTIRSGGGYWTPNNRFQRERGIEDKKEDALRYMSRYSYPHLYNPKDFRLGIPQNAYELIEAMYDRASETVEFLAECGALSSIQEINWKGKPQVDYMDHLPENKGVRGRVLYAKNPQGMQSYGFELIRQLEDWAKANGIKIMTDHQVIHILQNDRKEVVGLEVVRGGKEIIRFRARRAAIFGSGGYSHNSELMLHFQRGPHFGGCSAPTNTGDFITMSVEIGAKIGNMAGAFRAESILENALAYPGGSNNVFYIPGDSVIEVNRYGKRIMDEKRNYTDRAMTHFVWDPQRAEWTNMLVFMIYDQRTAELWQGFPPYPLQSNALPSYIISGATLEELTRSLSQRLSVLAEHTGGFGLAPDFLENLKNTVTRFNEFAKNGRDEDFHRGDYTYDREWTTFPPTVPGAPWPPEGSRNYCMYPLSDHGPYYAVILGAGTLDTNGGPVIDRRAQVLDVRGNPIPGLYGAGNCIASPTANAYWGAGSTIGPAMTFGHIAGIHAAAEPIKTVQET; this is encoded by the coding sequence ATGAAAAAATGGATTTGTACTGTCTGTGGATACGTCCATGAGGGGGCTGAACCACCAGAAAAATGTCCCATGTGCGGTGCGCCAAAGGAGAAATTTCAATTACTTGCTGATCCTGGTCAAGATGCTCATGGCTTGAATAGCCCTCCGTCCACAAGATCGTCTACCTTTGATGATGAAGCAGATATTCTTATCGTGGGAAGCGGTGCGGCTGCATTTTCGGCAGCAATCACTGCAAGAAAGCAGGGAGCCAGTGTTATCATGCTGGAAAAAGCGTCTTCCATCGGTGGAACGACCATTCGATCGGGGGGCGGTTATTGGACACCAAACAATCGGTTTCAACGTGAACGGGGGATTGAAGATAAAAAAGAGGATGCCCTTCGCTATATGTCACGATATTCCTATCCCCATCTGTACAACCCAAAGGATTTCAGGTTGGGGATTCCGCAGAACGCGTATGAACTGATCGAAGCAATGTACGACAGAGCGTCGGAGACAGTAGAGTTTCTAGCTGAATGCGGTGCCCTGAGCAGCATTCAGGAAATCAACTGGAAAGGGAAACCCCAGGTGGATTATATGGATCATCTTCCGGAAAACAAAGGAGTCCGGGGACGCGTTTTGTACGCAAAAAATCCCCAAGGGATGCAGAGTTACGGCTTTGAACTGATCAGACAACTGGAGGATTGGGCGAAAGCAAATGGGATAAAGATCATGACGGATCATCAGGTTATCCATATCCTGCAGAACGATCGGAAAGAAGTGGTCGGGCTGGAAGTCGTCAGGGGAGGAAAAGAAATCATCAGGTTCAGAGCGCGCAGGGCAGCTATTTTTGGCAGCGGAGGTTATTCCCACAACTCGGAATTAATGCTTCATTTCCAGCGGGGGCCTCACTTTGGGGGCTGCTCCGCACCGACGAATACCGGCGACTTCATTACGATGTCAGTGGAAATCGGCGCAAAGATCGGTAATATGGCCGGTGCTTTCCGAGCAGAAAGTATACTGGAAAATGCCCTTGCCTATCCTGGAGGTTCGAATAACGTATTTTATATTCCCGGTGACAGTGTCATTGAAGTCAACCGTTATGGTAAACGCATCATGGATGAAAAAAGAAATTATACGGATCGAGCCATGACCCACTTCGTTTGGGACCCTCAGCGTGCGGAATGGACAAACATGCTGGTGTTTATGATTTATGACCAGAGGACGGCTGAATTATGGCAGGGATTTCCGCCGTACCCGCTTCAAAGCAATGCGCTTCCCTCCTATATCATTTCAGGGGCTACGCTGGAGGAGCTCACGCGATCATTATCTCAGCGGTTGTCGGTATTAGCCGAACATACCGGAGGCTTTGGGCTGGCCCCTGATTTTCTGGAAAACTTAAAAAATACGGTGACCCGTTTTAACGAATTTGCCAAAAACGGCAGAGATGAGGATTTTCATCGGGGAGATTACACGTATGACAGGGAATGGACAACATTTCCGCCGACGGTTCCCGGCGCCCCTTGGCCTCCGGAAGGAAGCCGGAATTATTGTATGTATCCGCTAAGTGATCATGGGCCGTACTATGCGGTTATCCTTGGAGCGGGGACACTGGATACCAATGGCGGACCCGTCATTGACCGTCGTGCCCAAGTCCTGGATGTTCGTGGGAATCCGATTCCAGGTCTTTATGGCGCGGGAAACTGCATTGCTTCGCCGACAGCCAATGCCTATTGGGGGGCGGGAAGCACCATCGGCCCCGCAATGACTTTCGGTCATATTGCAGGGATACATGCGGCGGCCGAACCGATTAAAACAGTTCAGGAAACATAA